The stretch of DNA TCTGTATTCATTGCTACATCCAGCCTTGGGTGGGTCCTCCCAAGGTGTCCGATGGCTGAGCAGAGGTCTGTGGACATCAGTGGGCCCTGTCCCCAGCTGCAGCCTCCTGCATCCTGCCTGCTCCCTTGCCCACAAGCCTCAGTCCaccccctctgcctcctcccctccctcttccatTCCTTTTCCCCCCAGGCCTTCCCTTGGCTCCCACCGCTCGTCCCTCCCGCCCAGTCTGTGAGACTCAAGCTCCCGTCACAACTGCCCCCCACCTTCGGCCTCCAGAAGGTCGGTGCCCCTCTGCTCAGACCCTCCCCAGGGGTCTTGTGCCCCTAAATCCTCATCAGTAGAAGTTGATCACACCCACCTCATCCCATCCCTCAGGATCCAGAAATAGGGGATCCTCCTTCCCAGTGCTGCCCGGACCACAGCGTCCCCATACAAGCACTTGGCTCCTTCACTGGACTCCCACCCTCAGCCCACTGTGTTGCTGTCTCCACCAGCCAGCTGCCCTGGCCAGTCACCTGGGCACAAAGGGCTTGGTTCCTGCCATTTTCCAGCCCATTCTACCCCAAGAACTGCTGTGTCCCAGGCTTTACTGTGTCCATGTGGCTAACGTCCTGCCCTCTCGCTTTGCCCTTTTACCCTTGTCTTAGTTCTCCATCTCCTTTCTATCAGCCTTCACCTTCAGCCGCCTCAGTCACCTGCTGCCATGCCACAGCCCGGGCCCGGAACTGCTCTCCCTGGAGGTCTTCAGCCAAAGGCCCAGTCTCTCTGACCTCACCTTCCAGCCATCTTGCTCACTTCATTTTGGCCCTGGCCAGTACCTGTGTACTGTCTCCCCACCTGCCCACCTTCCTCTTGGCCTTGGGCTTGTGTCCCGTGGTCCATCACATCACCTGTCCCTTGTCAgtgtcattcactcattcatccgttcattcattcattcattcgatcattcgttcattcattcaacaagcatttctgaggcctctgtgtGGCAGGCCCCGTTCTGGTTGCTGGCCTAGAGTAATGACAAGACACACTTCCTACCCTCTCAGGACTGTGTGTCACAGGCAAAAACTGAGCAactcaacaaataaaaagcagaatgtGGTGCTGGGAAGGTTAGAAACAGCTCCCccatgtggaggaaagggaagccTCCCATGGTAGTTCCTTAGCCAAGTTGttcccctctcccctgcccctccaGCTACAAAGCAAAAGGTTCTGTGAGGATCAGGCAGTTTGACATCTAGCTGTATGGTTCTCTCAAATACCCTTGGGGGAATTTCTGCCAATGACCCCCAGAACTGACCCCAGGGCTTGCAGTGTGGTTTTAACAGGACCGGGTATTCTGTCTCCCTTGGTGCCCCTCTGCTGTTCAGGTAGCCCAGGATCCCACTGATTGATTAGCCACCATCTCACAATTGACCGTGCTTGTGGTCCACTAGACCCTTCAGATTGTTTTCCGTTGTGATACCTTGGCCTTGACTCTGTCCTCTTTTCTGTGTGTGGCGTGTTGTGGCGACGGCCGCTCCCCAACTCCCATCCCCACTCTCTCCCCAACTCCGGCTCCACTCACACTCCAGTTCTTTCATTTCCCCAGTATAAAGGCTGAGCTTCTGGTTCCGCCCCGGGCCCTGGGGATATAAACATTTGCCAGATTCTTCCTCGGCCCCTGGGGGAAACTGAGGATTAATTCAGGTGGAGTAAGTGGTGGGATTTGGGTAGAAGTGAAGCCTTGTCCTGTTGTGGCCATGGTGCAGGGCTGCGGCACAGCCAGCCATCAGTGTCATCCGGGTCAGTAATGCTCAAGGCACAGTCCCTGGCCCAGCAGCATGTCACCTGGGAGGTGGTTAggaatgcagattctcaggcccacAGAGCCCTGATAAACCAGGAGTTCTGGGAGGGGGTCCAGCAATCTGTGTGTTAAGTCCTGAGAGTGAGTCTGATGCTCACTCAAGTCTTGAGAACCACGGGTCTGGGTGAGAGATACGGTAGCTGGGCTGAGATCCTGTCAATGGGACTGGAGGGGAAGGGTCCCGGGGTGTTTGGGAAGCAGAATCGACAGGCTTTGGTGATTGGGTGTGGAGGAGTGAGAGGGAGGCGGGCGTCAGGGGTAGCTCCAAGGTTTAACTTAGGTGACTTCAGATCTCCAATCACCAAGCCCTCTCTGGTCCTGCCTTCTCCACCTGCTCCTGCGGGTCTTGCATCTTCTCCTGTGTACCTCCAGTGAGGAGTGgtccccaccaccctccccatcAGTGCACTTACGAAGTGCTCTCATCTTCACAAACAAGccagcacccagcccagccctggtAGTCAGGGCGGTTGCCACAGCAATTGACATCAGCGACCTGGTCCCCAAGGAACCTGCCACCTTCCGCCTGCCTGCAGGGCCTGCATTATCGCTTCTGCGGGGACTGGAGTGGAGGCAGATGGGGACTCCCACCCCTGACACACACCCCATTTTGAGAACTGAGTGGGGCTGGGAAGAGCCAGTGGcaaagggaggggaagagggaagggcaGAAAGTAGGTGGGGCCCCCCTTTGGTGGCCTCTTCTCTCCACGGCCCCAGGCTCCAGCCCACTTGGGTCCTTGGCGTTGGTGGCAGCAGCACTTGGGCCATGGCGGAGGACAGGCCGCAGCAGCCGCAGCTGGACATGCCGCTGGTCCTGGACCAGGGCCTGACCAGGCAGATGCGGCTACGCGTGGAGAGCCTGAAGCAGCGCGGGGAGAAGCGCCAGGATGGGGAGAAGCTGCTGCAGCCAGCGGAGTCTGTGTACCGCCTCAACTTCACCCAGCAGCAGCGGCTACAGTTCGAGCGCTGGAATGTCGTGCTGGACAAGCCGGGCAAGGTCACCATCACAGGCACCTCGCAGAACTGGACGCCTGACCTCACCAACCTCATGACACGCCAGCTGCTGGACCCCACTGCCATCTTCTGGCGCAAGGAGGACTCGGATGCCATAGATTGGAATGAGGCCGACGCCCTGGAGTTTGGGGAGCGCCTGTCGGACCTGGCCAAGATCCGCAAGGTCATGTACTTCCTCGTCACCTTTGGCGAGGGTGTGGAGCCCGCCAACCTCAAGGCCTCCGTGGTTTTTAACCAGCTCTGACAGCAGCTGCCAGCTGCTGCTCTCCTCTAGCCCACCTGTgctctcccctgcccctgccacttTCCCCCCTGTAtttttggggccattattctcGCTGCTCAGCCTGTCCTCTGCTTGCCCAGAGGCCCCCTGAGTCCCACACCTTTCCTCCTCTGCTTCTCCCTGGGGCCAGCACTCCAGCTCACAGGAAGAAGATTCTGAGGCTCCATAGCCTAGAAGCTGGACTGGCTGCTGCATTGCTATAGACGATAGAGGCCTACTAGGGGCCAGTGTGCATGGACAGTGAGGCCAGGGCCATCTGCCTTCTCTCTGCTTCATTGtgggagagagagactgagaaagaccaagagagacacagagacagagattgaaaAACCCAGCATCCACTTCCTCCAGAGTCAGGGAGACAGAGATGATGGGGCGTCTCCACGGGGAGTCCAGCAAGCCGGCATTCACTGCTCCCTGGCCTTGGTGCCCTTTGCCGGAGCCTGTGTCTGGGCTGCTGGTCCCATAACACGTCGACAACCCTCAGGATATGGGGCAGGGTTGCTGCAGGGGTGGATTTGGGCAGTGGAGAGTGGCTGGCACCCTGGAGGCTGTGTAGGCCCAGCTGTGGCTCTTCTGGGCCTGACTTCAGGGTGGAGAAGTGAAGGGGGAGGTTACACAGAGATCTGTCTCTACGCACACATATCCATGAGACAGAGTGTGCTGTATTCATATGGATGTATTCTAGAGGTCTATTCCTACCCTAGGAACAAGTGCAGTTTTAGATTATCTGTTCATCATTGCTGCTGGTTCAAGGATGGCTCTTAACAGGGGCCTGGTCCGGATGACCTTGGCCTGGGGGCTTGCTGAGCTAGGAGACTGCAGTTCAGATAGTGAAACAGGGAGTGGATTAGTAAAGGGGGTTCCCTTTGCCTTGAGGGAAGTTGGAGCTGGAGAGAGTGGATTCTCCAGGGCCTCAGGTATCCCCTGCTGGGGAGTCAGGCTCTTTAGAGCTTGCAGGTCAGGGAAGGCAAGTGCTTCGTCCTGACATAGCATCTGTTGGCATTTCTTGGGCTTCTTCAATGCAGCTGAGGGGGGCAGGGCGAAGGCGTGGTGGGCAGTTACGACGGCTGATAGTCCCAAGTGGGCTGCAGGCGGCAGTGGTGTGACGGCAGAATGGTAACCTCTGGGGTCATTGGATGCAACTCACTCACcaaacagatggggaaactgaggcacaatttTCATCAGATTCAGTTCTGACTCTTAGCCTCATTCCCCTTCGCATTGCGCAGTCCCAGAGAGCCCCCCCTTTTGGGGGAGTGCCTGACCTGCACCTAACATCAGCCAAGTACAGCTaagccactgtccccagcacCCTGACTTAAGGCCAGCCCTGTGTTTTGTCCTCAGCCAGTCAGGGATGTGTCCAAGACATTTCCCCTCATGAAGCAAAGCTGTCAAGGAACTTGCGGCTCTGGAACAGATGCACTGAGGGCCAGAGGGTCAGGGCCATCCCCTGTGGCTGGGGCTGCCGGGAGGGTGAGCCCCACCTCGGAGGTGTGCAGGCTGGAGCAGCATGCTGGAGCTGAGATTCTGTGGGTGAGAGAGTGGGAGAGTGTCTGTGGGCTGAGCACTGGTCCTTTCTGACTCACAGCTCTGGGGCCCATTCCGGGACAGGCTTGAAGAAGTCTCGGCCATTGCCTGCCCTGCTGAGCACGAGGGGAGGCCAGAACCGTGTGCAGTGGCCCTGCCCTTCTGCTTGAGCTCTTCCTGCAGCTCTGGGGACCCTCTTAGTCCCGACTGCCTGTCTCCCCAGCCTATCTGTCCCGGGGCCTGAGTCCCTCTGCTGTGCCCGCTGCAGGTCCCCAATAAAGCCTGTGCCCTGGCCTCGGTGGTGTGCAGTGTCTCGCCATCAGCCCCCATCCCTTTCACAATCCCTCACGGCCCCGAGCACTTGCTCCCTGGCCACTTCCCACACTCCCCCAGCCCTTGCCACCTTCCAAGGAGGAGGCCTGGAATAATCAGGGGCTTCACCGAATCTCCTGAGGCTGGCCAGGAGCCTCCGGCCCTGACTGTTTCTCTGGTAGCCCCAGAGCTGCCTCCGTGTTGGGTGTGCAGAGAGCTGTGCTGAGGGAGGTGCCATCTGGGCGCCGCCGAGGGCTTGGGGTAGGAAGGCACCAAACCAGGTGCAATCTCGAGTCTCCCTGCCTTGCAGGGCCACTGGGCAGGGGGTGGATGGAAGGGCAGAGTTTGAGAGGTGGGGTGAGGTCCGGCCTGTGCCTGGGTTTAGTCTGGCTTCTGTCACTGATGTGCTGTGTGTCCTCAGGCAGCTCCCAACCCCCTCCCAGACTCAGGCCTTCCAGAGTGAACAGCTTGGTTCTGTGAAGGTCCTTCCAGCCCCACCCTCCAGGAATTGTCAAACCTGTGCTGGGCTAGACTGACATGGGCAAGATGTAGCCCCAAGGCCACGTGACTTCAGTGCCTCACTTGATCCTTCCTCACAGCTCTGTTCCCTCATCACCACTCTGAAGCGCACTCATTTTTGGACAGGgacaactgaggcccagaggaggcGGCCTCCTGCCCAGGTCACAGAGGGCGTGGAGGGGCTGGAAGCAGGTGTGGGTGGGCCAGGCTCTTGGCCTGTGGACCTTTGGCCCCATGACACTGGTCCCTGGGATGGACCGGGGAGATGGGCCCCACCCACCTGAGAACCCAGGCTCGGGTTGGGCTGGCTTCTTTCCTGGAGACCAAGTCAAGCCCTGCCTTGGGGGTCTCACCAGTGGTTTTGTTTTGGAATGAGCCCTGCTTCAAAATCCAACCCCACCACTCTCCTGGGTCACACAGCCCCTTTCATGCCCGCCTCAGAGTAGCTGCTGCCCCCTGGTTTCCCTTTCACACACCCCTCACAGCATGCGCAGAACCCTTCCCCAGCCCCgcacccaacccccacccccgGTCTCTCAGGGGTCTCTGCCTCCCTGACACCCCCTCCCCAAGCTTGCCTTCCAGCCACTCCTGGAGTTGCCCGAGACAGAGGAATCCAGCCTCCCACCCTCAGGACAGCAGTAGAAGCCTGGCTCTATCCCCAGAGTGCAGGAATGGCAAATGACCCATTTTCCCTGGAAACCACAGGGAAAGAAACCTGCCTTTCCCTGAGCTCTGTGCCCAGAGAGGCAGCTAGTGTGGTGAGCGACCTAGCCAGCCCCGCCCTGCCAGCTGGATGGCCTTGGGCAACCTCTGAGCTTGTTCCTCATCTGTGAGTTGGGGCCAGCAATGGCACCTCTCTCGAGGCTGTTGTGAGGGTGAAATGGGCGAGTGTCCACCAAGTGCTCGAGCTTCCCGGAGCCTGCACACAGTCACCCTCCCTCCCTGAGTTTGCCCATGGTTACTGCCCCATCACCATAGACACACGGTCTCCTCTCTCAGTTATCCGTGGGTGGGGGTACAGGAGAACCTGTGGAGAGCTGAAGTGAGTTGCCTGAGGCATCCTAGGCCAGTGCCGATGGCAGCAGGCGCAGGGCGGAGGGGTGGGCAGGAACCTGGCCTGGCTCTGTGGTCCGAGAGAGCGGCCATGGGGGAGTGTGTCCTCCTCCGTCACCATCGCCACCTCAGAGCGGCCCAGCAGAGACCATTAGCCTTCACATGATTGCTGGGGAGCTGGAGGCCCGGGGGAAGGGGGACTCCCCCAAGGCTGGGGGTCCCTGCCCGGTCTCAGCCACCCCATGAACAGGACCTGCCGTGGCCACTCTGTGGTGCATCGACACCCTGGTCTCCGGTGGAGAGCAGCAGGGCTCTGCTCTCCCAAGAAGGCAGGGGGTGCCCACCACTTTCCTGCCCTCCTGCAGTCATGGCATCTGAAACGGGGAGTTTGAGAGTCTTGGAATCAGAAGCTGAGAGCTGAGgaatctcagatactcaggacCAGGGACCCACTAGTTTTGAGGACTCACAAAGGCCCGTGGCTTACCTTACCCAGCTTGGGTTATACAGGAAACCTCCCTGTAGCCCCCATTCCACAGCCCTGGCGGCGTGGCTCAGAAACGCTCCGCACTGGCCCTCTGGGGTCCCAGGCAGAAATGTGAAAAGCTCCCTGCCTGTGCCCCACATCTGCACACACCACctccacacacgcacacacttgcAGGCAGATCCTGAGCAGCTTCCCTCCCTGGGCTGCCGACCCCCTCCTTCTCCACTCTGTCGCACAGCTGGGCAGAGAGTCCTGTCTGCCACTACCCGGGGAAGATTTAAGAGCAGCCACTTGGGTCTAGGTGGGAGTCTCCAGGGACAATCCAGGAGCCAGGGATGCTGTGGTGCACCCATGGGTGGGACCCGGAGGTTTCTGGGCCCATTCTGCCGTGGGTGGCCGTTGGTGGATCACATCCCAGGGGGTTATCAGGGAGGCGGCAGATCCTGCCAGTCCTTGCCTTGCTGCCAGGTCAGCCCAAGTCAGTAAAGCCTCGTAAGCATGCAGTAGGTGATGGGGagcttctcctttctcctcttggGAAGGAGGTTGACCAGGTCATCTCAGTTCCCTCCCAGCCCTGAGGTTTTCAGACTGTTGTGTGAAGGCACACATGTGTACACCAACACAGATGACCCCTCATGTGTGCACAGCTCTCTACAGTTTATGAAAGAGCTCCAAGGCTGTCTCCTTTAGTTCTCATAACAGCCCTGGAGGTAGTGTAggtagatgaggagactgagactcAGAGGTGGCCCCGTTGAAAGTGAAGTCACTGCCATGCACCGCAGTGGGTAATGTGGTATTAAGTAGTGTGTACAGGTCACCAGCCGGTCAAGGCTGCCCTGTGACCAGTGTGGGGGATTTTCCTCCCAGGAAGACTCCAGCCAGCTTTGGagctgggccaggccctgtgctgggtgctggagatctgagaattaGTCAGACTTGGCCCCTGTCCCCAAGGAGCTCCTCCCAGTGGGCAGGGAAAAGAGAGCCATGCTGGGGTGCCAGGAAAGGGGCTGCCTGACTGTTGGGGGGGTGCTCAGCAGAAGGTGCCTCAAAGCTGCTGCTCAGCTGGCCCCTAAGAGAcaagggaaggaggcagagggagccaCATGTGCGTGGGGGAGGTGGCTTGAAGTGGCATGGGTGTTTGGTGGTTGTGGTAGATGGGACCCGAAGGAGGGAGCGTTGGAGGGATGAGGCTGAGAGCGTGGACTGCCGGGCCAGGTGGCTGGTGTCCGTGGTGATGGGGAATTTCTACTGTAGACAGCGAGAGGGTAGCGAGCACAGCCTGATGGACTCCTCGCACCCATCCCTTCACTTTGACACTTGCCAGCCTATGGCTAGTCTTATTTCCTCTACACACCCCTGCACTTTGCCCAGACAGCAtctcatttcatctgtaaatatttccgGATGCATCTCTGAAAGATAagggctcaaaaaaaaaaaaccataataccAACTTATAAAATAATctcttaatatcatcaaatatccaGTAATTGTTCTAATTTCTAATTTGTGCTATAAATATGCATAGGTTTTACGGTTTGTTTGAATGAGATCCAAACAGAAGTCCATAATTGCAATTGGTTGATTgctctttcatcttttattttttcctagtaAATTATCTATCAAAGAAATGGGGCCGTTTGTCCTGTAGGGTTTCCCATGGTGTGGGTTTTGTTGACTGTGTCTTTTTGGTGGTGTTTGACATGTTCTCTGTCCCCTGCGTTTCTGTAACCTGGGACTTAGCTCCAGAAGCTCATACGGTTTaggaacaatttttttctttctttgtcacaGCTGCATCATGGAAGATGTTGTGTACTTCATTCGGGGGCACATCATGGCtagttatctttcttttttgtgatgtTAGAAACCATCAGTGACCACTGcctaaattcattcattcttcagtgATTGTAAAATGCTGGTGGTCTAATATCATCAGTCCTTTCTCATTTATGAGCAGGAAGTCTCTTCCAGTTCAAGACTTCCCTCCATCTACTATTTGGTTACCATCTGGTACAGTTTGTCTACAGAGACAGGATAAATTTCCTGTAattttccagtttaaaaaaaaaatgagttgattCCCTACCCACCTCCGATAGTGACTAATTGTTTTTGTAAGTATCATTCTGATCTCATGAATTGGAACATATTTGATGTGTTTTAATCCATTGCTGTTTTTGCCCTTATTGATGCTCAAATTAGCCCATCTTTGGCCATCAGGAACCTCTTCAGGTTGGTTCCTGAATCCTTTGACATGGCCCCGGGAGTCTGTGCTGGCTTCCTTGGTTTCCGGCGTGGCGTGGGAGGGTTTTTGGTGTGCGAGCGCATCTATTTAGACAGTCTCCCTCCTGCTCAGCATCCTGGCTGACAGCAGAGCAGCTGAGGGGTGAGAAGGCTGGCTTGGGGCCCACCCCGTGCCAGGTGCAGGGGCGGTGAAGCAGGAGGGGAAATGGAGGCCCTTGGGGATCCCAGACTCTGGGTCTCCAGGCCCTGGAGCCTCATTAGCAGCTTCTTGAGCCACAGAGGGCTCAGAGCCAAGCCTCGAGTTTGACTAATGATCCTCCCGAGGTCCTAGCAGCCTGTGAGGGCTGCCCTTCCTCCCAGCCATGGAGTCCAGAGCATTCAGAACAGGGCAGGAGCAGAAGGAGGGGGTGAAGGTGATGGGCCAGGCCTGTGTTCTCAGCTTAGGACTCCCTGTCACTCTGTGCGCTTGGGCAGATCTTGTTTCTTTCTGGACCTCAGTCTTCCCATTTGTGCAGTGGGAATGGTAACCCTCACCTTGTATGGAaccgctcttttttttttttttgagacagagtcttgctctgttgcccagctcactgcaacctccgcctcccaggttcaagcgattctcatgagtcagcctcctgaatggctaggattacaggcacgcaccaccacgcccagctaatttttgtattcttttttagtagagacagagttttaccatgttggccaggctggtatcgaactggcctcaagtgatccacctgccttggcctcccatgagACGTGTTTTTGATACAGCTGTCTGTCCTGAAAGCAAAGTGGGGAGAGAGTGCCAGGAGTCAGGGCATTTTTACTTAGAAAGGGCACAGAGTTGACAGAAAAGTGGGGGTGAGGAGGTGGGGGAAAGGAACAGCCAGTGTTGAGCCCTTGCTGGGTTCCAGACAGTGAGGTTGGGAAGTCCTGGGTTTGAACCCTGCCTCCCTCGCTTGAGCCTGTGGGCAGCCTTCTGCCAGCACCTTCCGGTAGTATTGCCTCAAAAGCCTGTCCTGAGGCTCAGGGGTGCTAGTGTGAGCAGCCTGGCCCTGTGCCTGGCACCCAACAGGGCTCCATTAGGGCAGTAGTACCTCTCGCTGCAGttagcattttcattttcttggtctCACATGTCCCATTAGGGAGCATTTCCCTTTGCCAACATCCCTTTTGATGGTAAGAGTTTTGTTTGTTGATGCAAACAAAAGTGTCCTTAATGAGCATGCAGTGGGGAGCAGCTTTTGGCTGAAGTCTGTACACTCAGGTGAGTGCCGGCCTCCTGGTGTGCCTCTGGTTCCTCCGCCTGGGTGCCCCCCATACCTGGAGtggttttcttctagaaagagCTGCTTATGGTCCTGATGGGGCTCAGCTCCACTTGGTCCCGTGCCCAGCAGGGCCAGGGGTCATTCACCCTGACTTGACAGGGTGAGGGGTTTTCCCTTCTCTGCCCAGATTGTGGCTATTGTCCTCATCTGCTTGGGGGACGCCTGTAGCAGCACTGCGGATGCTGCTGAGTAGGGTCTGGCACTCCCTTCTGGTATAGCCCCGCCTGCACCCTGTGTAGCCTCAGCACTTTGCCTGggtgcctcctcctctccccagacTGGGAGCCTTTTGAGGGAAGGGACCATGTGATTCACCTGGTTGTCAGTGTCCAGCTTGGGGCTGGTTGCAGAGTGGTCCACAGTGCCAAGGAGCTCATTTTTCAGAGGcagacagatctgggtttgaatcctggcttcaaACCAAGGTTGGTCTGCCTCCAAAGCATGTGTGTATTTTCTAGCTGGGTGACCCTGGACGAGTTACGTGCCCTCTCTGGGCCACAGTATTGTCATCTGTGAAGTAGGGCTGGATAATAGTCATCTACTCAGAGGttattgtgataattaaatggAGATAAGTCATGGTAGTCACAGGCATTTCCCAGATGCGTCATAAGTAATAAAATCAATGTCTCAGTGTCCCCAGTCAATGTctttgaattcattcattcagtcaatgCATGTTTACTAAACATACTCTCTGGGTCAGGCCCTGGGCTAGGTGCTGGGTGCATAGCAGTGACTGAGACCTATatggccctgcccccagagaaCTGACATTCCCAGTGTAACATCAGAGCTCAAAGTCACAGAGTTACTTAATTATAACTTGGTAAAGGTAAGTATCTCAGATGAGAGCTGCCAAGGGCCATGAGACTGAGATAGGGGTCCTGGCCTAATCTGAATAGtcagggaggcttcctggagaaagAGGATGGACACTAAAGGACAAATGGAAGTCTACTGAGTAATGAGGAGAAGGAAGAACCTGGAGcagggagcaggggtgggggctgctgTGGGGGAGGCAGAGAAATGAGGCTGGGGGAGTGCATTGAGAGTTTGTGTCTTATTTTCTAGGGAAGTGACAGGACTGGGTTGGTCTATGTGGGGCGAGAGTAGATGTAGCTGCAGACACTGCTACAGTTGTCCCTGGGCGAGGAGATGGGGGATTGGGCCAGGGTGGTGCCAGTAGGATGGAGAGGAGGAGATGGATTTCAGGAGAATGGAGGCGCTCAGATTGGGCTGactggatggagggagggaaagcaAAGCAGCCAGTGGGGCTGCCAGCCTTGGGGTGGgctggatgggtggatggtggcGCTGGTCACTAGGCAGGAGCTGGTGGTAGATGTGGACGGAAGTCTCGGGGAAGGTTGCAGGGAGGCATGAGAAAGAGGAAAGCTCACACACTCTGAGAACAACAGCTGGAAGGAGGCCGAGGGAGCCTCCAAGCCTCGCGGAGATGGGAACCTGAGCCTGGAGATGGGGAGGATTCATCCGGGTCTCACGAAGGCTTGTGGCAGAGTTGGAATCCGAACCCAGTATTCCTTTACATTCCGATTCGCTGGAAGCACACGCCCCCATTTCCTCAGGAAGCCGGACATCCCCTCACTGTGTTCCCCCATCCtatcccccctccccctacccaggTCATCCCAGACTGGAAGGAGCAGGAATGGGACCCCGAAAAGCCCAACGCCTACGCGGGCATCTTCCACTTCCACTTCTGGCGCTTCGGGGAATGGGTGGACGTGGTCATCGATGACCGGCTGCCCACAGTCAACAACCAGCTCATCTACTGCCACTCCAACTCCCGCAATGAGTTTTGGTGCGCCCTAGTGGAGAAGGCCTATGCCAAGTAGGTGCCAGCAGCAGGCAGGTGGGTGGGAGGCCCAGACGGGGGTGGCACCGGATGGGCTCCTCGTGGTATTCCGTTAGCCAGGGCTTTAGGCACAGAGAAGTGAGGGGCTGGTGCAGGCACGCAGCAGGCTCAACCGCCAGGCCTGAGGGCATAGTCAGCTGAGCCTGTGCTGGGTGGGGTGGAGGCCTGGGCCCTGTAAGGAGAGGAATGTTGGTTACTCCCATTTTAGGGGGAGAAGACTGAGGCCCAGGCAACATCCTGTAGGTAGCTGGGGGCAGAGGCAGCACTCACATTTAGGACCATTCTCGAAGGTTCATGCTGCCATGCCCTGCCTGGGGCCTTGGTTGGGGAAGTGGTAACTGAGCTGGGGCCTGGTTGTGCAGGGTGGGCCACGTGCCTGCCTTCCCCGCCTGCTGGGCCTCCCTCTTGTCCACCATCCGCCTCTGCCTGGCTGACTGTCCATTCTGTCTTTGCTGACCCCTCCTTCTGCTCCGTGCCTTCTGCTTCTGTGTCCCCAGTGCCCAACACAGAGCCCAGCATAGAATGGGCACAAGCAAAGTTTTGCTGAGCTGTGGGGAACCCTGGGGAAGAGTGACTCGCGCAGGCCGTTGCAGGGCAGGGATACGCCTaggccaggagggaggagggaggaggggcagtGGGGTCAGAGGCCAGCCTCGCCAGCTCTAGGTGAGCCACTCTCTGGTTCCTCCTGCTAGGCCCATTTGTCAATCTTGctgaaaaaatgtgtgtgtaggGGCAGgagcaaggagagagagagatagaaaacaagagaaagggggagagaggaaaaggaaagacaaaaactCCCAACATCAAAAACCCAAGAAAACACATTGGCAGGTTCCACTTTCAATCCTAAGA from Homo sapiens chromosome 11, GRCh38.p14 Primary Assembly encodes:
- the OMP gene encoding olfactory marker protein (intronless open reading frame), translated to MAEDRPQQPQLDMPLVLDQGLTRQMRLRVESLKQRGEKRQDGEKLLQPAESVYRLNFTQQQRLQFERWNVVLDKPGKVTITGTSQNWTPDLTNLMTRQLLDPTAIFWRKEDSDAIDWNEADALEFGERLSDLAKIRKVMYFLVTFGEGVEPANLKASVVFNQL